Genomic window (Bombyx mori chromosome 9, ASM3026992v2):
CAATGATTtgtcagaaataataacaaaggatctcatcatttctataattcAGTACCTTTCACAatcgaacataattaaaataccgtCCAACGATGCCGTttcttcaaaaacttttttaactaaTGGACAGTCAGGACCATCCACGAAACCAGTCTCTGGTGATTCAATGGAATTGCCGGAgtattaatagtaaaaaaagtgacttaatttttttattgaatagttacAAACCATTTGCAGTCTCTCTTCAAGAGACTTGGCTTCGTCCTGGATTCAATTTTAGAATTCCAGGACATGTCTGTCTTAGAGAAGACAGAACAGATGGGTATGGTGGAGTGGCACTAATTCTTAGGGGAGGTGTGCCCTTTGTCCACTTACCCATCCCTAATCGTAACCTCGAagagtaaatgtttttttcaattgattggtgtattactttatttatactaatatataaatctacagtggtttttgcggatgttccgttataattactgaaccgtgcatccgattgacttgaatcttggtatccatgtagaaaatacatgtacttaatggataggctagtatttatatgagtgttggactccctacaccagtttcgggggcgttaatgatgagaatctttgtgaagGTGAGatctaataatgttaattttaaatgcccagcgaagcggccgGGTAcagctatttataatattgtcaGAATGACTTACAACTTTCATACACATAACAATTGTaagtatatatatctatataaagtGTCACATAATTAGTGCTCCGTTTCAGACACAACTATCGTTAATGTAATCAACCCCTTGAAAGCAAAGTGGTGATCTCACATGCTATAGACTGTTGTATATGGCTGCTTCTCAAACCTTTatctagttttataatattaatagtgtAGGTACAAAGACATTTACTTTCTACCGAAAGAAGGGTCGGTGAAGTCCATTCTCAGAAACCAccgtcattttattattattatgaggatataatattaaaatgtatagggcttatttctagcaacattaagcacaattaacttatttaacatTGTAACTATGAGATTAaattatgagagcgattattgatttcgaagaaaacaggTACCTATAGGTACATAACCTtcattttagctgcagaaaaaaaaccgatttcccttaaacctgggtgagaatataaaaatcgttttcttaatatgaaacgatatttctttgtctatcaaattaagttaaaaccatcataatccgacaactttttttaggggcccaaacgcccacagaaaatgggcattgtccaaCTTGACCTCCTGTCTCTAATTTCACTTGTGGGCATTCGCGAATACaaaacctgttttttttattcacaggCCGATCCTAACTTTCACGGCGCTCAGAAAGAATCTGCCTGGAAAATGTCTGCCGATAAACCTGAACTAAGAGCACTTCTCTTGGAAGCTATCGCCTTCGAAGACGGCTTCGAGAATAATAGTGTGAAATCTGAACCCGATGACGAAATCAAGTCTGAACCTGATGACGAGATCAAGTCTGAACCCGAGGACGATTACGATTCAGCTGATGAAGGCGTAAGTGATTAAATTAAgacctatttttaattcatcgattgaaaaatatatttttataagcataattttactacaaaaacatCAACGAAATAGCCTAGGTAGAAATCACTTTTATTGTAACCAACAATGtactttgacaataataaaatacaataattgtgCAACGATGTGAACATCCATCCGTCACGACTGCCGCGAGCAAAAAGAGAGCGATGCCTTGTGCCACCGCGCCCCAACATCACGCCACGCGCCTTCCGGACAGCACACCATCGTTGACGTCACTTAGGCCACGCCTCCaatgtcatcatcatcttctatttaaatatattttctctcATTAATTTAGTAAAACTACGCTCGGGAGTAGTTTTTCCTCTTTTTGAACGATTTTCTTgagtatccaagttcctttgtttataattgatgagagaatgttaagtaattaactcttgttttcatgttcttttcaataagttttttttatgtcgtactgctaacatttcaatttaacctatttttccgctgtttgtaaaattgctgtaacacgTCATAgcgtgttataagagattgctgtacatgcctgtaactggcttacatacagtatgcgcgcgagttcatgtccatcggggccAGTGACGACGCGCGGGGGGCAGCTCCGCCCGCCTCCCCACTGTTGTCTGATGTCTAGTGTTGTCTTTGACAGTTGTGACGCGCGCTTATCGATACCGAAAATTTACGCTAACGCTATTGTGTTAGTTCATGGTGAATAAACCATGACTACTTCGCTTCTAACAGGTTCAGGTAGAAAAAAACCTACACTGATTTGGACTCTGATCTGTCGGCTGTCTTTTCATCTGATAGTAATTGATGTGGaattaaaagaatatttttctctattagaaataaataaggaattacttatcacatttattttataattttcaaaatgacctagttacattaaaccaaattgacagctgttgactaaatcggtagttattatcgacattaccataattaactaggtcacagcactaccgcattcctcaggatgaacatgaactcgcgcgcctactgtatcagtacttaattttatacatgttaattttaaccttaaatgttttgtgtgtattgctgttggtgtgtctaaatcttatatatataaaatgaattgctgttcgttagtctcgctaaaactcgagaacgtctggaccgatttggctaattttggtcttgaattatttgtggaagttcagagaaggtttaaaagatagctaaatattaaaatgctcggaattaaataaaaataacaattttgtttttccttcgatgtgttccccatcggacggattccttttgtttgttttaattttattttatacaaaagtttaggtcttttgtttatcgattgaggcactacgaagtctgccggctctgctagtaaataaataaataaataaatttgttcagGAGGAGACAAGTGGCAGCACGGCACTAGACGGCATGGGCCAGTACTTGGGCGAGGTGAGCTCGCTACTGGACCGGTCGGGCAGCTGGCAGGAGCTAGCGGGCAGGCTGCGGCTCGACTCGCTGCTCTCCCTGTACTGCGCGCAGCCCAGCCCCACGCACACGCTGCTGCTGCATCTCAAGGTACTAACTTCGCACTACCCTCTCCACAAGTCATTCATAAGCAGCTGTATTACAACACTATTGAGATCTTAGGAcaaggtatttttattttttattgcttagatgggtggacgatttcacagcccacttggtgttaagtggttactggagcccatagacatctacaacgtaattgcgacacccaccttgagatataagttctaaggtctcagtatagttacaacggttgccccacccttcaaaccgaaactcattactgcttcacggcagaaataggcggagtggtggtatctacccgtgcggactcacaagaggtcctatcaccagtacaccaggtagaagggaaaagaccacCCGGCCGGCCGCTaaaccgttggtcagatcaggTAACGCGCTCACCGAAATTTCTGTTacgaccgccctgagagaagccgaaaaccgaacgaAATGGAAGCTGACGGTATAAAGAGCCGCGAAGgtctttcagggacacgaccttcagcgatgaagtatgcgactaagaggAAGAAGAAAATATGTACTTTATATTTTCGTCGTAGGCAAACGTATCGTAAGCGACTATATGGTAATGGTGATCTAGGtctcttattttaaaaaaaatcacagctGCCAAATAGCTTGACAGTTCGAAGTCGGAATCTCTATATATGTAAAACAAATGGCGCCTTACATATTTAATgttggtttaaaaaaagtatgtatatattGTGTAGGGTAAACGATCTCGTAACCCacctggggaatccatttacggatacccggtccggggggtaacgaaccgggttatgtcggactccggcgcctcctgagaggaagagagGGACGAGTagggccaaggtcctccacctccccgaattcctcgcaagagactacgccttgaaaaaggcgcgcgaagcacttgccccgcagaacgactaccgactaaaccccatcgagctccaccacaccggctacaccagacctacggtaccgcagtgcgcgccgaaagtccgccttcgccggtacccgtcctgatgataagacgggatttcatctccgggaaaatcccgtaggacgtcatttcgggagatacaccgtgggcggcgcacaggagccaccttgcaccgccccaccaccggaccgacagtcgagtaccgggcgcccccgcacccgccaccttctagtccctacgggggctgagcggGAGCTTCACGCCCGCGCCGGCCATCTCGTAACCCACCTGCTCTATAGTGGTTGTTTTTTACAACACTCGAAAGGAAGAAATAGAGTGGCCTCATTCTAAGAAAATACACGGCCGATTAtttacaactagcgacccgccctcgcttcgcttcggaaactgtaatttattattgacttctCCACTAATTAATggttgttattatacatataaaccttcctcttcaatcactctatctattaaaaaaaccgcatcaaaatccgttgcgtagttttaaagatttaagcatacataaggatatagggacagagaaagcgactttgttttatactatgtagtgattaaacGTATCTCATTACAGGAATACAATGAAATATCATCGAAATCGTTAGCATTCATCCTAGAAGATATGGGAGAGTTGGAAGCGGCTGAAGTTATAAGAAGATACGTTGAATAAATTCTATCGAATTTATTTTGATCGCAAATTTATTAACACTTTGACCTGTTAATGCACTTACGTGAGCCCGTGACTTGAAACTGTTTTTCTTAAAACCGAGAACCCAATTGTTGTATTCACTTATAAACATTTGGATTATTAGtgattgttaaatatttaaatatatattttttattatagatgtAGATACAATGATAATCacaatttacatattaatttaaagtttatagCATTAATGTATATAATAAGTCTGCAACAAAATTGTATTTAGCAAAGAATTaggtacatacattttttttatttaaattaatcgtATCCTATGAGAGTATTTGAATTGTCTTATTATCTagtcatttattaaaaaacaaaattttggtTTTGGGAAAAAAATTCAACCCACAATTTCTATTCTTTAAAatcttttaaacaaaaaatttatgaTTGGATTTGCTGTGTGGTCACATGAGAAgtaatattgttattgttttatcaCGTTCGCCCTTGTATTGCATTCGAAATGGAATACGAATAGGCGGCTCTACGTTGGAAGGAACATCTTTAGTTGGAATGTTCAAAATAATACCTGAAATTTCCTCAAGCGGATATTGtaagtttaattttatgtatacattttaatgacaattttgtaatatttgaaattattatgtGGTTGTAGTGaggaaattttaatataatcgtGTAACGATAattatctatgttttttttagaattcACGTATAAAAcctatatcttaaaaaaaaaaaacaaaaatcaatcaatcataTGGGCAGAGACGTAACCCCTTACATTgatgatgtccatgagtgacggtgactacttaccatgAAATGAGCTGTATGCCCATCAGCTTAAAAAGGTAATgaaagaaacgaatctaaaatattatttattacaccaCAGGATATGTCCCGTTAAAAGTTAAAgataataacgacatacctatacatacattattattttcattgtgaTTATGTTAGgtgtttaaatttacataatgGTATTTTTTAGTCAAGTATAATAGGCCCGGTATACTTCTTAACTACTTAACTCTCCGACGGGTCGATCGAgatccacgatgaaggaataacaccgtttaataaaaagaaactcGCAAATTTTCGCAATTACTGTTGGTAGCGCTTATTGTAAATCTACATGCTTAGCACCACTGTCCGACcaatataataggttgggggaaaaagtcttttcgcattatagtatgtatgaacttgtaataaagtctctttggctatactatatgtatctggctggttttggtatcattaaaagtttaaattttaaagaagataattccaaattcaaattaggaaattttcgtactgtcaagctGAGTGagtctaatgaagaaattcgatacattttaaaattttactacaaaaaaggtaaaaatgcaacacaagccgcgaaaaaaaattgcgatgtttatggacctagtgtgtcctagtgcagtgtctgcgagagtagcacaaattagGTTTTaacgttttcaatccggaaatgttgatgtcaaaatcaaacccgca
Coding sequences:
- the LOC119630885 gene encoding uncharacterized protein LOC119630885 isoform X3, which produces MSADKPELRALLLEAIAFEDGFENNSVKSEPDDEIKSEPDDEIKSEPEDDYDSADEGEETSGSTALDGMGQYLGEVSSLLDRSGSWQELAGRLRLDSLLSLYCAQPSPTHTLLLHLKEYNEISSKSLAFILEDMGELEAAEVIRRYVE
- the LOC119630885 gene encoding uncharacterized protein LOC119630885 isoform X2; this translates as MSVGLPTPVSGALMMRIFVKADPNFHGAQKESAWKMSADKPELRALLLEAIAFEDGFENNSVKSEPDDEIKSEPDDEIKSEPEDDYDSADEGEETSGSTALDGMGQYLGEVSSLLDRSGSWQELAGRLRLDSLLSLYCAQPSPTHTLLLHLKEYNEISSKSLAFILEDMGELEAAEVIRRYVE
- the LOC119630885 gene encoding uncharacterized protein LOC119630885 isoform X1, with translation MGIVQLDLLSLISLVGIREYKTCFFYSQADPNFHGAQKESAWKMSADKPELRALLLEAIAFEDGFENNSVKSEPDDEIKSEPDDEIKSEPEDDYDSADEGEETSGSTALDGMGQYLGEVSSLLDRSGSWQELAGRLRLDSLLSLYCAQPSPTHTLLLHLKEYNEISSKSLAFILEDMGELEAAEVIRRYVE